The following coding sequences lie in one Salvelinus fontinalis isolate EN_2023a chromosome 21, ASM2944872v1, whole genome shotgun sequence genomic window:
- the LOC129818458 gene encoding uncharacterized protein LOC129818458 isoform X2, whose translation MFNPHHHHQQQQQQQQQFHRHLRQLQQLFQQPPPPPPPAPPQPPPSHHAPRHHHQHHHHQGGRAMAVPGPAPPPPRVVNLATRASMMAPNPMLQGAIMMQQMQGSMQSFAAVSGQQFTQFFAAGARSSLMGPVPMGMSIKTPHMGFPARHYHPHSRYYNNNNDYGSRQPDRKRENEQRAVGSTFSRPAASRTAGQTNDKVLKDGGVGGPDGQAQPSVQPEPEEPALKKQRTEVLEETVEQPPETGGVLSAAEYQSPPVHCQPGDCVILEEGGSTAEPVAAEAMEESRAAEDFQSHMNGLAHQQRMMEIQHMSSACLVTLMPRVQESLQGGCGDSSSFKDGEKKPGPQLWCATCKIHYTSTVMVHRRTREHKLASRTSNPSCTVCKRHFRSPLLFLEHMQSQGHKQRVDELREEGGPKALAELVAMDAQGCFVDDGDEEEEEACEEEEGDEEEMEDGGEGSSHGKDVWPTQMEVALLEDVDEDEEFDPDTVYGSSFVVPVAGFLCRLCQQFYHFESSARHLHCKSLKHFENLKKYRALRSQKDGTVEPTPIDGTDGDSECDSNHTVSDSNSLPSELLSSPALLQPTISITRLRPSRPCPEPQNNNPSASSLKDLTTTSSTVGTPAQASPEKQSPVNPEDEEEEPTPEQAPVTDEEEPTPELAPVTDEEEPTPELAPVTEEAEEEPAPVAEEEPVMGEAEKAPVAVEEKSAPVTGEEEEAKAAAPEEKTSKGKAKGPSKRKSGRTTRRR comes from the exons ATGTTTaacccacaccaccaccatcagcagcagcagcaacagcagcaacagtTTCACCGTCACCTGCGGCAGCTTCAGCAACTGTTCCAGCAGCCCCCTCCACCGCCGCCGCCTGCGCCACCACAACCGCCTCCATCGCACCATGCACCCAGgcatcatcatcaacaccatcaccaccaaggAGGACG GGCCATGGCTGTACCAGGccctgctcctccacctccccgTGTGGTCAACCTGGCCACTCGGGCCTCCATGATGGCCCCCAACCCAATGTTACAAGGGGCTATAATGATGCAGCAGATGCAAG GTAGCATGCAGAGCTTTGCAGCGGTGAGTGGGCAGCAGTTCACCCAGTTCTTTGCTGCAGGGGCCCGGTCCTCTCTCATGGGCCCTGTACCCATGGGCATGTCCATCAAGACCCCCCACATGGGCTTCCCTGCACGACACTACCACCCCCACTCCcgctactacaacaacaacaac GACTATGGATCACGGCAGCCGGATCGGAAGAGGGAAAATGAGCAGAGAGCCGTTGGGAGCACATTTAGCCGACCTGCAGCCAGCAGGACAGCAGGGCAAACCAATGATAAGGTTCTGAAAG ATGGAGGAGTGGGAGGGCCAGATGGACAGGCACAGCCTTCAGTGCAACCAGAGCCTGAGGAGCCGGCGTTGAAGAAGCAGAGGACAGAGGT GTTAGAGGAGACTGTGGAGCAGCCTCCTGAGACCGGCGGGGTCCTGAGTGCAGCAGAGTATCAAAGCCCACCGGTTCACTGCCAGCCTGGAG ACTGTGTCATTCTGGAGGAGGGTGGGAGCACAGCTGAACCAGTGGCTGCAGAGGCaatggaggagagcagagcagccgAG GACTTCCAGAGCCACATGAACGGCCTGGCCCACCAGCAGAGGATGATGGAGATCCAACACATGTCCAGCGCCTGTCTGGTTACCCTGATGCCCCGTGTCCAGGAGTCACTGCAGGGAGGCTGCGGAGACAGCTCCTCCTTCAAGGACGG agagaagaaacCCGGCCCGCAGCTTTGGTGTGCTACCTGCAAAatccactacaccagtacagTCATGGTGCACCGCAGGACCAGGGAGCACAAGCTGGCCAGCCGCACCTCCAATCCCTCCTGTACCGTCTGCAAGAGGCACTTCAGGAGCCCACTCCTGTTCCTGGAGCACATGCAGTCCCAGGGGCACAAGCAGAGAGttgatgag CTTCGGGAGGAGGGGGGGCCAAAGGCCTTGGCTGAACTGGTTGCCATGGACGCACAAGGCTGCTTTGTAGACGatggagacgaggaggaggaggaggcatgcgaggaggaagagggggacgaAGAGGAAATGGAAGATGGCGGCGAAGGCAGCTCCCATGGGAAG GACGTCTGGCCGACCCAGATGGAGGTGGCTCTACTAGAGGACGTAGATGAAGACGAGGAGTTTGACCCTGACACGGTGTACG GTTCTAGCTTTGTGGTTCCTGTGGCTGGGTTCCTCTGTAGACTCTGCCAGCAGTTCTACCATTTTGAGTCCTCAGCCCGCCACTTGCACTGCAAGTCACTCAAACACTTTGAGAACCTCAAG AAGTACAGGGCCTTGCGTAGCCAGAAGGATGGGACAGTGGAACCTACTCCCATAGACGGTACGGACGGAGATTCAGAGTGTGATAGTAACCACACTGTCTCAGATTCAAACAGCCTGCCTTCAGAGCTCCTCAGCAGCCCTGCCTTACTGCAGCCCACCATCTCCATCACCAGACTGAGGCCCTCCAGACCCTGCCCTGAACCCCAGAACAACAATCCCTCAGCTTCATCCCTGAAGGacctcaccaccaccagcagcacTGTGGGGACTCCGGCTCAAGCCTCCCCAGAGAAGCAGAGCCCAGTAAACCCTGAGGACGAGGAAGAAGAGCCAACCCCAGAACAAGCACCAGTCACAGATGAGGAAGAGCCAACCCCAGAACTAGCACCAGTCACAGATGAGGAAGAGCCAACCCCAGAACTAGCACCAGTCACAGAAGAGGCAGAGGAGGAGCCAGCACCAGTCGCAGAGGAGGAGCCAGTCATGGGAGAGGCAGAGAAAGCGCCAGTGGCAGTTGAGGAAAAGTCAGCCCCAGtcacaggagaggaagaggaggcaaaGGCAGCTGCTCCAGAAGAGAAGACGAGCAAAGGGAAAGCCAAGGGCCCATCCAAAAGGAAGTCTGGGAGGACAACACGGAgacgttga
- the LOC129818458 gene encoding cip1-interacting zinc finger protein-like isoform X1, with protein sequence MFNPHHHHQQQQQQQQQFHRHLRQLQQLFQQPPPPPPPAPPQPPPSHHAPRHHHQHHHHQGGRAMAVPGPAPPPPRVVNLATRASMMAPNPMLQGAIMMQQMQGSMQSFAAVSGQQFTQFFAAGARSSLMGPVPMGMSIKTPHMGFPARHYHPHSRYYNNNNDYGSRQPDRKRENEQRAVGSTFSRPAASRTAGQTNDKVLKDGGVGGPDGQAQPSVQPEPEEPALKKQRTEVLEETVEQPPETGGVLSAAEYQSPPVHCQPGDCVILEEGGSTAEPVAAEAMEESRAAEVQSGVSAMPASEQLSGESQAFTPGLENMAEGKAAPGALERGQEEGKEGGDAANKFYCYICTLACHNQQDFQSHMNGLAHQQRMMEIQHMSSACLVTLMPRVQESLQGGCGDSSSFKDGEKKPGPQLWCATCKIHYTSTVMVHRRTREHKLASRTSNPSCTVCKRHFRSPLLFLEHMQSQGHKQRVDELREEGGPKALAELVAMDAQGCFVDDGDEEEEEACEEEEGDEEEMEDGGEGSSHGKDVWPTQMEVALLEDVDEDEEFDPDTVYGSSFVVPVAGFLCRLCQQFYHFESSARHLHCKSLKHFENLKKYRALRSQKDGTVEPTPIDGTDGDSECDSNHTVSDSNSLPSELLSSPALLQPTISITRLRPSRPCPEPQNNNPSASSLKDLTTTSSTVGTPAQASPEKQSPVNPEDEEEEPTPEQAPVTDEEEPTPELAPVTDEEEPTPELAPVTEEAEEEPAPVAEEEPVMGEAEKAPVAVEEKSAPVTGEEEEAKAAAPEEKTSKGKAKGPSKRKSGRTTRRR encoded by the exons ATGTTTaacccacaccaccaccatcagcagcagcagcaacagcagcaacagtTTCACCGTCACCTGCGGCAGCTTCAGCAACTGTTCCAGCAGCCCCCTCCACCGCCGCCGCCTGCGCCACCACAACCGCCTCCATCGCACCATGCACCCAGgcatcatcatcaacaccatcaccaccaaggAGGACG GGCCATGGCTGTACCAGGccctgctcctccacctccccgTGTGGTCAACCTGGCCACTCGGGCCTCCATGATGGCCCCCAACCCAATGTTACAAGGGGCTATAATGATGCAGCAGATGCAAG GTAGCATGCAGAGCTTTGCAGCGGTGAGTGGGCAGCAGTTCACCCAGTTCTTTGCTGCAGGGGCCCGGTCCTCTCTCATGGGCCCTGTACCCATGGGCATGTCCATCAAGACCCCCCACATGGGCTTCCCTGCACGACACTACCACCCCCACTCCcgctactacaacaacaacaac GACTATGGATCACGGCAGCCGGATCGGAAGAGGGAAAATGAGCAGAGAGCCGTTGGGAGCACATTTAGCCGACCTGCAGCCAGCAGGACAGCAGGGCAAACCAATGATAAGGTTCTGAAAG ATGGAGGAGTGGGAGGGCCAGATGGACAGGCACAGCCTTCAGTGCAACCAGAGCCTGAGGAGCCGGCGTTGAAGAAGCAGAGGACAGAGGT GTTAGAGGAGACTGTGGAGCAGCCTCCTGAGACCGGCGGGGTCCTGAGTGCAGCAGAGTATCAAAGCCCACCGGTTCACTGCCAGCCTGGAG ACTGTGTCATTCTGGAGGAGGGTGGGAGCACAGCTGAACCAGTGGCTGCAGAGGCaatggaggagagcagagcagccgAG GTTCAGAGTGGAGTGTCGGCCATGCCAGCCTCTGAGCAGCTGAGTGGTGAGAGCCAGGCATTCACTCCAGGCCTGGAGAACATGGCAGAGGGCAAGGCTGCCCCAGGGGCATTGGAAAGGGGGCAGGAAGAGGGCAAGGAGGGGGGTGATGCTGCCAACAAGTTCTATTGCTACATCTGCACTCTGGCCTGTCACAACCAGCAG GACTTCCAGAGCCACATGAACGGCCTGGCCCACCAGCAGAGGATGATGGAGATCCAACACATGTCCAGCGCCTGTCTGGTTACCCTGATGCCCCGTGTCCAGGAGTCACTGCAGGGAGGCTGCGGAGACAGCTCCTCCTTCAAGGACGG agagaagaaacCCGGCCCGCAGCTTTGGTGTGCTACCTGCAAAatccactacaccagtacagTCATGGTGCACCGCAGGACCAGGGAGCACAAGCTGGCCAGCCGCACCTCCAATCCCTCCTGTACCGTCTGCAAGAGGCACTTCAGGAGCCCACTCCTGTTCCTGGAGCACATGCAGTCCCAGGGGCACAAGCAGAGAGttgatgag CTTCGGGAGGAGGGGGGGCCAAAGGCCTTGGCTGAACTGGTTGCCATGGACGCACAAGGCTGCTTTGTAGACGatggagacgaggaggaggaggaggcatgcgaggaggaagagggggacgaAGAGGAAATGGAAGATGGCGGCGAAGGCAGCTCCCATGGGAAG GACGTCTGGCCGACCCAGATGGAGGTGGCTCTACTAGAGGACGTAGATGAAGACGAGGAGTTTGACCCTGACACGGTGTACG GTTCTAGCTTTGTGGTTCCTGTGGCTGGGTTCCTCTGTAGACTCTGCCAGCAGTTCTACCATTTTGAGTCCTCAGCCCGCCACTTGCACTGCAAGTCACTCAAACACTTTGAGAACCTCAAG AAGTACAGGGCCTTGCGTAGCCAGAAGGATGGGACAGTGGAACCTACTCCCATAGACGGTACGGACGGAGATTCAGAGTGTGATAGTAACCACACTGTCTCAGATTCAAACAGCCTGCCTTCAGAGCTCCTCAGCAGCCCTGCCTTACTGCAGCCCACCATCTCCATCACCAGACTGAGGCCCTCCAGACCCTGCCCTGAACCCCAGAACAACAATCCCTCAGCTTCATCCCTGAAGGacctcaccaccaccagcagcacTGTGGGGACTCCGGCTCAAGCCTCCCCAGAGAAGCAGAGCCCAGTAAACCCTGAGGACGAGGAAGAAGAGCCAACCCCAGAACAAGCACCAGTCACAGATGAGGAAGAGCCAACCCCAGAACTAGCACCAGTCACAGATGAGGAAGAGCCAACCCCAGAACTAGCACCAGTCACAGAAGAGGCAGAGGAGGAGCCAGCACCAGTCGCAGAGGAGGAGCCAGTCATGGGAGAGGCAGAGAAAGCGCCAGTGGCAGTTGAGGAAAAGTCAGCCCCAGtcacaggagaggaagaggaggcaaaGGCAGCTGCTCCAGAAGAGAAGACGAGCAAAGGGAAAGCCAAGGGCCCATCCAAAAGGAAGTCTGGGAGGACAACACGGAgacgttga